The Brachyspira hyodysenteriae ATCC 27164 genome includes a window with the following:
- a CDS encoding cyclic nucleotide-binding domain-containing protein has product MLNYKTINFNKSATIFIEGQEPKYTFYIIKKGRVLVYSYFADNYTVEYKEGEIIGLFNAVLNEPYFSTVKALEDTEVIEMNINEIEKINTISLINKIYDYLLLNIERWLNRYYYFLHKENTPYYNRHTKSKNFDILEMCKIYINNGFTDAAYKLYKKYVEMNPNDEEKKEELDNLYNSIKPVEEPENIEANIYKYKKGYCLYTELQSKDNLYIIKYGKVGVYNIFDSKQVTRRVLTTDDVLNGYSPISKNSKYLSTTAVVLEDSIIQLIKKEDAMNLVQSDRTLRLYFVKMMSMRIYSTISRIRSFNANKVVSKFVIIIEALIKTELLFKNINKIKFQYNINDICSMIGIEYKSNVENEILKIKSLDISEEGYLMVNDVEGFYKEYEIYKQRNTHKIEND; this is encoded by the coding sequence ATGTTAAATTACAAAACCATAAATTTTAATAAATCTGCAACAATATTTATAGAAGGTCAGGAGCCTAAATATACATTTTATATAATAAAAAAAGGAAGAGTTCTAGTATATAGTTATTTTGCTGATAATTATACCGTAGAATATAAAGAAGGTGAAATTATAGGATTATTCAATGCCGTTTTAAATGAACCTTATTTCTCAACAGTAAAAGCCTTAGAAGATACAGAAGTAATAGAAATGAATATCAATGAAATAGAAAAAATAAATACTATAAGCCTTATAAATAAAATATATGATTATCTTCTGCTTAATATAGAAAGATGGCTTAACAGATACTATTACTTTTTGCATAAAGAAAATACCCCATATTATAACAGACATACTAAATCTAAAAATTTTGATATTCTGGAAATGTGCAAAATATACATTAATAATGGATTTACAGATGCTGCATATAAACTATATAAAAAATATGTAGAAATGAATCCTAATGATGAAGAGAAAAAAGAAGAACTTGATAATTTATATAATAGTATAAAACCTGTTGAAGAACCTGAAAATATAGAAGCAAACATATACAAATATAAAAAAGGATATTGTTTATATACAGAACTTCAAAGCAAAGATAATTTGTATATAATAAAATATGGAAAAGTTGGAGTATATAATATATTTGATTCCAAACAGGTAACAAGAAGAGTATTAACTACCGATGATGTACTTAACGGATATAGCCCTATTTCTAAAAATAGTAAATATCTTTCAACTACTGCTGTAGTTTTGGAAGACTCTATTATACAATTAATAAAAAAAGAAGATGCTATGAATTTAGTGCAGTCTGATAGAACTCTTAGACTATACTTTGTAAAAATGATGAGTATGAGAATATACAGTACTATTTCTAGAATAAGGTCTTTTAATGCTAATAAAGTAGTAAGCAAATTCGTGATAATAATAGAAGCGTTAATAAAAACTGAACTTTTATTCAAAAATATAAACAAAATAAAATTTCAATATAATATAAATGATATTTGTTCTATGATAGGCATAGAATATAAAAGTAATGTAGAAAATGAAATATTAAAAATAAAATCATTAGATATATCAGAAGAAGGATATTTAATGGTAAATGATGTAGAAGGCTTCTATAAAGAATATGAAATATATAAACAGAGAAATACACATAAAATAGAAAATGATTAA
- a CDS encoding TlyA family RNA methyltransferase, protein MRLDEYVHSEGYTESRSKAQDIILAGCVFVNGVKVTSKAHKIKDTDNIEVVQNIKYVSRAGEKLEKAFVEFGISVENKICLDIGASTGGFTDCLLKHGAKKVYALDVGHNQLVYKLRNDNRVVSIEDFNAKDINKEMFNDEIPSVIVSDVSFISITKIAPIIFKELNNLEFWVTLIKPQFEAERGDVSKGGIIRDDILREKILNNAISKIIDCGFKEVNRTISPIKGAKGNIEYLAHFII, encoded by the coding sequence ATGCGATTAGATGAATATGTGCATAGTGAAGGCTATACAGAAAGCAGATCTAAAGCACAGGATATAATACTAGCCGGTTGTGTTTTTGTTAATGGAGTAAAGGTAACTTCTAAGGCTCATAAAATAAAAGATACTGATAATATAGAAGTTGTTCAGAATATAAAATATGTATCAAGAGCTGGAGAAAAATTAGAAAAGGCGTTTGTAGAATTTGGAATATCTGTAGAAAATAAAATATGTTTAGATATAGGAGCTTCTACAGGAGGATTTACAGATTGTCTGCTTAAGCATGGTGCTAAAAAAGTTTATGCTCTTGATGTAGGACATAATCAGCTAGTTTATAAACTTCGTAATGATAATAGGGTAGTGTCAATAGAAGATTTCAATGCCAAAGATATAAATAAAGAAATGTTCAATGATGAAATCCCATCTGTAATAGTAAGTGACGTATCATTTATATCAATAACAAAAATAGCACCAATCATATTTAAAGAATTAAATAATTTAGAGTTTTGGGTAACTTTAATAAAACCACAATTTGAAGCTGAAAGAGGTGATGTTTCAAAAGGCGGTATAATACGAGATGATATACTTAGAGAAAAAATATTAAATAATGCTATTTCAAAGATAATAGACTGCGGATTTAAAGAAGTTAATAGAACCATCTCTCCTATAAAAGGTGCTAAAGGTAATATAGAATATTTAGCTCATTTTATTATTTAA
- a CDS encoding Crp/Fnr family transcriptional regulator has product MNNYNTITFQKSSFIYEEGNFPKDSFYIITKGKARCYAINSNNYDREYNVGHIIGLVNLAASEPYSVTMEAVEDVEVLELTLSDIGNITNNDLIKTIYNYLNTTLETWLSRYYIILVKNKVDLYYKENIFTMAEIYLKNDLPDVAHKLYEDYIETLEDKNDIEYAKKELLKLTPPNNPSTFTSNILLYKKGCCLYTEFKASNHLYIILSGRIGIYNVINGKLFLKDIYKKNYVLDGYEPKLEYKPLLTSAVALETSYIKVVTKEEFIEMIIKDKHLRSYHVKMMSIKVINILSKIKALEENNTLSKLFIIISALLKTETLFEEINTTVLSYTIYDIENSIKLDINDILNNLKKIKSLEIMNDKYIRIININDFFIEYHEYQKNNY; this is encoded by the coding sequence ATGAATAATTACAACACTATTACATTCCAAAAGTCCTCTTTTATATACGAGGAAGGCAATTTTCCAAAGGATTCATTTTATATAATAACAAAAGGCAAAGCTAGATGCTATGCAATAAATTCTAATAACTATGATAGAGAATATAATGTGGGGCATATTATAGGGCTAGTTAATCTGGCAGCATCAGAACCCTATTCTGTTACCATGGAAGCTGTAGAAGATGTTGAGGTTTTGGAATTGACCCTATCTGATATAGGCAATATTACAAATAATGATTTAATAAAAACAATATATAATTATCTTAATACTACATTAGAAACTTGGCTATCCCGCTATTATATAATTTTAGTAAAAAATAAAGTTGACTTGTATTATAAAGAAAATATTTTCACAATGGCAGAAATATACCTAAAAAATGATCTTCCTGATGTAGCCCATAAATTATATGAAGACTATATAGAAACATTAGAAGATAAAAATGATATAGAATATGCCAAAAAAGAACTATTAAAACTTACTCCTCCTAATAATCCAAGCACATTTACTTCAAATATATTATTGTATAAAAAAGGATGCTGTTTATATACAGAATTCAAAGCAAGTAATCATTTATATATAATATTATCCGGAAGAATAGGAATATACAATGTAATAAATGGAAAACTTTTTCTAAAAGATATATACAAAAAAAATTATGTTCTTGACGGATATGAACCAAAATTAGAATATAAACCTTTATTAACTTCAGCTGTTGCTTTGGAAACTTCTTATATAAAAGTAGTAACTAAAGAAGAATTTATAGAAATGATAATAAAAGATAAACATCTTAGAAGCTATCATGTGAAAATGATGTCAATAAAAGTAATAAATATATTATCTAAAATAAAAGCATTAGAAGAAAATAATACTCTTTCAAAATTATTTATAATAATTTCTGCCCTGCTAAAAACAGAAACTTTATTTGAAGAAATAAATACAACTGTATTAAGTTATACTATTTATGATATAGAAAACTCTATAAAATTAGATATAAATGATATTCTTAATAATTTAAAAAAAATCAAATCATTAGAAATAATGAATGATAAATACATAAGAATCATAAATATTAATGATTTTTTTATAGAATATCATGAATATCAAAAAAATAATTATTGA